The region AGAAGTCTTTATTCCGTTTTTCTTAAAAGAAACTTATGAGTTGCCTAATTGGGGCAATACCAATTGCTGGAAAAGTCCAGAAGGCGAGGGTTTTAAAGCATTCTTGCAGTCTGAATGTATCAATTACCAAATGTGGGTACAACTTAATAGCGAGCAAGAACAGTCTGATTACTTAGCGTTTTTAAATAACTATGTGAGTGAGCAAAAGGCGTTAGGACGTTTTCCACGGCCAATGAACAACCAATTGCTTGATGTGATGGGCTGGATGGCAAACCAAGAGGTGGTTGAAGACGATGCCAAAATGATGATGTGGATGTCGTTTATGTTCCTTGTGGTGTGCTTGCTTAACACCATCGGGCTTTTACTCGCCAAGTTTATGGGGAAGTCGTCAGAAATAGGACTGCGCAGAGCGATTGGCGCATCTAAACGCGACATCTTTATTCAGCATATTATTGAGTCGGCCACGATTGGTTTGCTAGGCGGTTTGTTGGGCTTAGGGCTTGCGCTCTTTGGCTTGGTTGGCATTGAAACCTTGTACGGTGATTTTGTCAGTAACTTAGTGTCGCTTGATTGGGTGATGGCATTAACGGGCATTGTGATTGCGATTGTTGCCAGTATTTTAGCGGGTTTATACCCCACGTGGCGTGCGTGTAATGTCGCGCCTGCAACCCAGCTAAGTAGCCAATAACAAAACAGCATAAGGAGCAATAAAATGTTAGCACTAGGACCCATATTTCGCGCATTGTTGCGCAACAAAGTTGGCGCACTGCTGATCGCGATTCAGATCGCCTTCACCATGGCCGTTATCGTTAATTCAGTGTTTATTATTTACGAGCGTAGCCAAGAGACCAAACGCCCAAGCGGTATTGATGAAGCCAACTCATTTTTTGTCACCAGCAGCGGCTTTACTGAAAATTTCAGCGCGAAAGCTACGATTGAAGAAGATTTAGCGAATATTCGCGCGTTATCTGGCGTGGTTGATGCGATTCAAATTAATGCGATTCCCGTGAGCGGTAGCGGGTGGTCAATGGGCTTGCAAACTGAACCGGGCGCAGAGCACGATGGTATAGGCACGGCAGTTTACATGGTGGATGAGCGCGGCATTAATGCGCTTGATGTGCAATTGTTAGCGGGGGAAAATTTTACGGCAACTGATATCCGTTGGCGAGGCAAGGGCGCCAGCGACTGGCCTGATAAAATTATCGTCACGCAAGCGATGGCAACGCGCCTATTTCCCGACTTAGATTACGCACAAAGCATAGGTAAAACCGTTTACATCAATGATACTGAGCCAATGATCATCACCGGTGTGATTGATAAACTGCAAGCCCCTTGGGTCGGCTGGAACAACGTAGAACATTCTTTCTTATCACCCGAGTATTTAGCGCG is a window of Thalassotalea euphylliae DNA encoding:
- a CDS encoding ABC transporter permease, which encodes MLALGPIFRALLRNKVGALLIAIQIAFTMAVIVNSVFIIYERSQETKRPSGIDEANSFFVTSSGFTENFSAKATIEEDLANIRALSGVVDAIQINAIPVSGSGWSMGLQTEPGAEHDGIGTAVYMVDERGINALDVQLLAGENFTATDIRWRGKGASDWPDKIIVTQAMATRLFPDLDYAQSIGKTVYINDTEPMIITGVIDKLQAPWVGWNNVEHSFLSPEYLARDSSSYFIRTEDGQRDAMMKQVEELLAKNKSRVIQNMRSVDYVRERSYRGHTAMIKILTTVIITLTIVTSLGIVGLASFSVNRRKKQIGIRRALGATKADILRYFMTENMIISGFGVLLGAALTIGLNMILVNALSLTPMSWFYIPVGMLALCVVGQVAVFGPARKATSIAPATATRTV
- a CDS encoding ABC transporter permease; protein product: MFSYYLKLAAKSIKKNPLLSTLMVLAIALGIGASMTTVTVNYLMSANPIPEKSEQLFYVQVDSWDPHNAFNDSNGEPPNQITWTEANNLFNAQQASKQVVMAKSGGIIVPENQDINPFEAVIRLTTGDFFAMFNTPFLFGSGWQLASDQQRAQVIVLTKRINDKLFGGENSIGRTVLLAGQNYKVVGVLDAWQPMPKFYDVNNGAFDESEEVFIPFFLKETYELPNWGNTNCWKSPEGEGFKAFLQSECINYQMWVQLNSEQEQSDYLAFLNNYVSEQKALGRFPRPMNNQLLDVMGWMANQEVVEDDAKMMMWMSFMFLVVCLLNTIGLLLAKFMGKSSEIGLRRAIGASKRDIFIQHIIESATIGLLGGLLGLGLALFGLVGIETLYGDFVSNLVSLDWVMALTGIVIAIVASILAGLYPTWRACNVAPATQLSSQ